The Calditrichota bacterium genome includes the window TCGTTATAGCTCATTTAAATTAAACTCATTAAAAAGTGATATTTTAAGTTTTGTATATTCCATTTTTCGGAAGTAAAAACTCACTTCTTTAATTAAGCGCCTTATTTGAGCGATGCGGCTACAAAATCCCTGAATAATGGATGTGCTTTACTTAACCTGGATTTTAATTCCGGATGAAACTGGCAGCCAACAAACCAGGGATGTCCTTCTAATTCGATCATTTCAACAAGCGATCCATCAGGAGAAAGTCCGCTAATTCTCATCCCGGCATCTTCAAACTGCTGTCTGTATTTATTATTAAATTCCCAGCGATGTCTGTGTCTTTCATTTATGGAAAGTTCCCCATAAGCAAGATGCGCTTTTGTGCCTTCTTTTAGGTCGCATGGATAGCTTCCAAGGCGCATAGTCCCACCTTTATTACTTATCCCTTTTTGCTCTTCCATTAAGTCAATAACAGGATCCGCGCTATTGTTGTCAAATTCTGTGCTGTTTGCGTCGGATAGTCCAAGAACATTTCGGGCAAATTCGATTGATGCGCATTGTAAACCAAGGCAAATTCCCAAAAATGGAATATTGTTTTCACGGGCATATCGGATTGCACTCAATTTTCCTTCAATCCCTCTTTCGCCAAATCCTCCCGGTACAAGAATACCTTTGCATCCTTTCAGTAAATCACCCAAACCATCTTTTTCTACATTTTCAGTATTAATCCATCTTAATTCTACCCTAACATCATTCTCCATCCCGGCATGTACAAACGATTCAATAATACTTTTGTATGCATCCTGAAGCTCAACATATTTTCCACAAATGGCAATTTCGATTGTTTTGTTTACATTTTTATAACGGTCGATTTTATTTTTTAAAGTAGATATGTCCGCCTGGCTTTGCGGAAGTTTTAATCGCTCAATAACCAGCTCATCAAATCCGGATTGAGCATATTGAATGGGCACCTCATAAATGGTTTTTACATCCAAAGCTGTTTTTACTGCATGGGATGACACATTGCAAAAAAGCCCGATTTTTTCTTTTGTGCTGTCATCAAGAATTCTGTCCGTCCGGCAAAGCAATATATCTGCCTGGATTCCAATCTCTCGAAGACGCATAACTGAATGCTGTGTTGGCTTGGTTTTTAACTCTTCTGCCGCGCTGATGTAAGGAACCAATGTCAGGTGGACAACAAGTGTATCTTCCAATTTGTTTTGCAACCGGAATTGACGAATGGCTTCAAGAAAAGGCAAGCTTTCAATATCACCAACAGTGCCTCCAATTTCCACAATTACAACATCGGCCTTCGTTTTTTCTCCAACTTTTTTTATATGATTTTTAATTTCATCTGTAATATGCGGAATAATTTGTACCGTACCACCCAGATAATCACCGCGCCGCTCTTTTTGGATCACATTATTATAAATCTGACCGGTAGTTGTATTATTAATCCTTGACATACTCACATCTATAAAACGCTCATAATGCCCTAAATCAAGATCCGTTTCTGCGCCGTCATCAGTTACATACACTTCTCCGTGCTGGTATGGACTCATTGTTCCTGGATCAACATTAATATATGGATCAAGCTTTATTATAGTAACACTGTGTCCTCTTGCTTTTAGAAGTAAGCCTAAAGAAGAACAGGCAATCCCTTTACCCAAAGAGGAAACTACACCACCGGTAAAAAAAATATATTTTGTAGACATTAAACACTTACCTTTTTTGTTTACTTAGTACAAACCCCAACTGCACTAATCTTTAAATCATTTTATGTGCGATTTCATTTACTTTTTTTAAATCTTCTGCCGTATCAACGCCAATTGAATCATAATCCGTTAGTAAAGTATAAATTTTGAAGCCATTTTCCAGAAACCTTAATTGCTCAAGCTTTTCAACTTTTTCCAGATTACTCTCTT containing:
- a CDS encoding CTP synthase, with amino-acid sequence MSTKYIFFTGGVVSSLGKGIACSSLGLLLKARGHSVTIIKLDPYINVDPGTMSPYQHGEVYVTDDGAETDLDLGHYERFIDVSMSRINNTTTGQIYNNVIQKERRGDYLGGTVQIIPHITDEIKNHIKKVGEKTKADVVIVEIGGTVGDIESLPFLEAIRQFRLQNKLEDTLVVHLTLVPYISAAEELKTKPTQHSVMRLREIGIQADILLCRTDRILDDSTKEKIGLFCNVSSHAVKTALDVKTIYEVPIQYAQSGFDELVIERLKLPQSQADISTLKNKIDRYKNVNKTIEIAICGKYVELQDAYKSIIESFVHAGMENDVRVELRWINTENVEKDGLGDLLKGCKGILVPGGFGERGIEGKLSAIRYARENNIPFLGICLGLQCASIEFARNVLGLSDANSTEFDNNSADPVIDLMEEQKGISNKGGTMRLGSYPCDLKEGTKAHLAYGELSINERHRHRWEFNNKYRQQFEDAGMRISGLSPDGSLVEMIELEGHPWFVGCQFHPELKSRLSKAHPLFRDFVAASLK